One window of bacterium genomic DNA carries:
- a CDS encoding thrombospondin type 3 repeat-containing protein has protein sequence MMKTIKIAMISLLLMALAAPAYACTIEVLGVVYTDTDCDKIMDYTDMTDADFNGVPDGDPVDNCPLVPNGNCNVDQLDCDADGNSLVSDAELKAGFQLDWNDNGAGDVCDDTDFDGVVDYLDNCKTVFNADQDPSVCTDTDHDKFEDPIDNCPVNYNPDQMDSDDDGIGDWCDNCRIVFNPDQADSDDDNVGDMCESGDYVSPDVDQDESQDVNPYDGPRYGTGPEEMQGNGFGDGGCSLVASAQASSMASFLLIALAAISIAIRRK, from the coding sequence ATGATGAAGACAATAAAGATCGCGATGATCTCCCTGCTCCTGATGGCGCTGGCTGCTCCGGCCTATGCGTGCACCATAGAGGTCCTGGGCGTTGTCTATACGGACACGGATTGCGACAAGATCATGGACTACACGGATATGACGGACGCTGACTTCAACGGAGTCCCTGACGGCGATCCGGTGGACAATTGTCCCCTCGTGCCCAACGGCAACTGCAACGTAGATCAGCTCGATTGCGATGCGGACGGGAACAGCCTTGTCTCAGACGCGGAACTGAAGGCCGGATTCCAGCTAGACTGGAACGACAACGGGGCCGGCGATGTGTGCGACGACACCGATTTCGACGGAGTGGTGGATTATCTGGACAACTGCAAGACGGTGTTCAATGCGGACCAGGATCCATCGGTCTGCACCGATACCGACCATGACAAGTTCGAGGACCCGATCGACAACTGCCCGGTGAATTACAACCCGGACCAGATGGACAGCGACGACGACGGCATCGGCGACTGGTGCGACAACTGCAGGATTGTCTTCAATCCGGATCAGGCCGATTCCGACGACGACAACGTCGGCGACATGTGCGAGAGCGGCGACTATGTGAGCCCAGATGTGGATCAGGACGAGAGCCAGGACGTGAATCCTTACGATGGGCCGAGGTACGGCACTGGCCCCGAAGAGATGCAGGGCAACGGTTTCGGCGATGGAGGCTGTTCGCTCGTCGCCTCTGCCCAGGCCTCCTCCATGGCCTCGTTCCTTCTCATCGCCCTCGCCGCAATATCGATCGCAATCCGCCGCAAGTAA
- a CDS encoding thrombospondin type 3 repeat-containing protein: MRKFLTTFTVLAVLFVAAPAFALDTDNDGIWDQYDNCSTVKNGVCSTFALYCDVDGDAAVTLVEISAGNQSDWDDNGIGDACEDSDGDTYMDYLDNCPGVSNVTQDPSACADFDGDKIYDDVDNCPESYNPQQEDRDVDSVGDWCDNCRLVANVDQIDSDDDGFGDACIMDADGDGLTDNDDNCPTIPNPVQEDSDSDGRGDACDTSDASGSQTTPINTQNLYSLDHSSCSLAQGAALGVPGALNLASIVAGIAVAVLIRRRRR; the protein is encoded by the coding sequence ATGAGGAAGTTTCTTACAACCTTCACAGTTTTAGCGGTCCTCTTCGTCGCTGCGCCGGCCTTTGCGCTGGACACGGACAACGACGGGATCTGGGACCAGTACGACAACTGCTCCACCGTGAAAAACGGAGTCTGTTCGACCTTTGCGCTCTACTGCGACGTTGATGGCGACGCCGCGGTTACGCTGGTCGAGATCTCCGCGGGCAACCAGTCGGACTGGGACGACAACGGCATCGGCGACGCGTGCGAAGACTCCGATGGCGACACCTATATGGATTATCTGGACAACTGTCCCGGGGTCTCCAACGTCACCCAGGATCCCTCGGCGTGCGCCGACTTCGACGGCGACAAGATCTATGACGACGTGGATAATTGCCCTGAAAGCTACAACCCGCAGCAGGAAGACCGCGATGTCGATTCCGTGGGCGACTGGTGCGACAACTGCAGACTCGTGGCCAACGTTGACCAGATTGACTCGGATGACGACGGGTTCGGCGATGCGTGCATAATGGACGCGGACGGCGACGGGCTGACCGACAATGATGACAACTGCCCGACGATACCCAATCCGGTGCAGGAGGATAGTGACAGCGACGGCAGGGGCGATGCGTGCGATACGTCGGACGCGTCCGGATCGCAGACCACGCCGATCAACACCCAGAACCTGTACAGCCTGGATCATTCCAGCTGCTCCCTTGCTCAGGGCGCGGCGCTGGGCGTCCCGGGCGCTCTCAACCTGGCGTCGATTGTCGCGGGGATTGCCGTAGCGGTGCTGATCAGGCGCCGCAGGCGGTAG
- a CDS encoding thrombospondin type 3 repeat-containing protein, which yields MREFLMCLIALAVLIPGAAAHAGFSTDVNFYQHTVADLEGDQGSFVFYGAFDVDTTKEDAAGIKVFMTMRKSDMSIMLDAEDQPMKYDLNANNCEILQHADSGIIFRCYSDPAAMTDEEMANWLSFLGMDPVYIHFEMGTAVSPVLWGRSLQFKIDDITDTDSDGAPDIFDDCKSFADLEQIDTDNDGVGDACDLCPQDVDPLQKDTDADLVGDACDPCPAIPNSTACVSEDDDVDEDADPENLEGDGSTDLGDWLATTEEEVDDYNAASSGSGSGCSLVPNQGAGMAAYIMIALAMLPLAARRRK from the coding sequence ATGCGTGAATTTCTAATGTGCTTGATCGCCCTTGCGGTTCTCATCCCTGGCGCAGCGGCTCATGCCGGTTTCTCCACGGACGTTAACTTCTATCAGCATACGGTTGCGGACTTGGAGGGCGACCAGGGGAGCTTTGTATTCTACGGCGCGTTCGACGTGGATACCACCAAAGAGGATGCGGCGGGCATAAAGGTCTTCATGACCATGAGGAAATCCGACATGAGCATCATGCTCGATGCGGAGGACCAACCGATGAAGTACGATCTCAATGCAAACAATTGCGAGATCTTGCAACACGCCGACTCGGGTATCATATTCCGCTGCTATTCAGACCCTGCGGCCATGACCGATGAGGAGATGGCAAACTGGTTATCGTTTCTCGGCATGGACCCTGTGTACATACATTTCGAGATGGGAACCGCGGTGAGCCCCGTGCTCTGGGGGCGCTCGCTGCAGTTTAAGATCGATGACATAACCGACACGGATTCCGACGGAGCGCCTGACATTTTCGACGACTGCAAAAGCTTCGCCGATCTGGAACAGATCGACACTGATAATGACGGCGTGGGGGATGCCTGCGACCTCTGCCCTCAGGACGTGGACCCCTTGCAGAAGGATACGGACGCGGACCTCGTGGGCGATGCGTGCGACCCGTGCCCTGCGATCCCCAACTCCACGGCGTGCGTAAGCGAAGACGACGATGTCGACGAAGACGCCGACCCGGAGAACCTCGAGGGCGACGGCTCGACCGATCTTGGCGACTGGCTCGCGACGACCGAAGAGGAGGTCGATGACTACAATGCCGCATCATCGGGCTCAGGATCGGGTTGCAGCCTGGTCCCGAATCAGGGCGCCGGCATGGCGGCATATATAATGATAGCCCTAGCCATGCTGCCCCTCGCCGCTAGACGCAGGAAATAA
- a CDS encoding thrombospondin type 3 repeat-containing protein — MEADGDGVPDDEDACADTPAGASVNDVGCPDTDGDGVYDNLDTCPSTPVDTVVDASGCPVAGDADSDGDGVLDSADNCPTTYNPDQANVDGDEYGDECDTSGVTTDDTTAATTVSEGGMCAMMPMAAFNPMGLAFIAAALAAFAIKKRR, encoded by the coding sequence GTGGAGGCGGACGGCGATGGAGTGCCGGACGACGAGGATGCTTGCGCCGATACGCCGGCTGGGGCTTCTGTCAACGATGTCGGCTGCCCTGACACGGACGGCGACGGGGTGTACGACAACCTGGATACATGCCCCAGCACACCTGTGGACACCGTGGTCGATGCATCCGGTTGCCCTGTCGCCGGCGATGCCGATTCGGATGGCGACGGGGTGTTGGACAGCGCTGACAACTGCCCCACGACCTACAACCCTGATCAGGCGAACGTGGACGGCGACGAATACGGCGACGAGTGCGACACCAGCGGCGTAACTACAGACGATACCACGGCCGCCACAACAGTGAGCGAGGGCGGGATGTGCGCCATGATGCCCATGGCCGCGTTCAACCCGATGGGACTTGCCTTTATTGCGGCCGCGCTCGCGGCATTCGCTATCAAGAAGAGGAGATAG